The following proteins are co-located in the bacterium genome:
- a CDS encoding efflux RND transporter periplasmic adaptor subunit, whose product MKLLLRRIALVVALLAAAAVFVAAVWLRAKPRPEQIQGQIEATETNVASKVVGRVAELPAREGAHVERGALLAVLDSPDIRARLAQAEEARAAAAAERDKALRGAREEERRSAENDWRRAVHAAELAETTCGRIRRLHADGVVPRQRLDEAETAARTAKDLENVARARYDQALNGARAEDKAAAAAIERRAAGAVAEISSLVDETRVVAPTAGEVYRKNVELGELVGAGASVVTLVDLGDVWATFNVREDQMARFSMGARLALRIPALSDAAGEFEVYYVAPQGDFATWRTTESQGGFDLKTFEVRARPVRPIAGLRPGMSALLADDAARR is encoded by the coding sequence ATGAAACTCCTTCTCCGCCGCATCGCCCTCGTCGTCGCGCTGCTCGCCGCCGCCGCCGTCTTCGTCGCCGCCGTCTGGCTCCGCGCCAAGCCGCGCCCGGAACAGATCCAGGGGCAGATCGAAGCCACCGAGACGAACGTCGCCTCCAAGGTCGTCGGCCGCGTCGCCGAACTGCCGGCGCGCGAGGGCGCGCACGTCGAGCGGGGGGCGCTCCTCGCCGTCCTCGACAGTCCCGACATCCGCGCCCGCCTCGCGCAGGCCGAGGAGGCCCGCGCCGCCGCCGCCGCCGAGCGGGACAAGGCGCTGCGCGGGGCGCGCGAGGAAGAGCGCCGCAGCGCCGAGAACGACTGGCGCCGCGCGGTGCACGCCGCGGAGCTCGCCGAGACGACCTGCGGCCGCATTCGGCGCCTCCACGCCGACGGCGTCGTGCCGCGCCAGCGGCTCGACGAGGCCGAAACGGCGGCGCGCACCGCGAAGGATCTCGAGAACGTCGCCCGCGCCCGCTACGACCAGGCGCTGAACGGCGCGCGCGCCGAGGACAAGGCGGCCGCCGCGGCGATCGAGCGGCGCGCGGCCGGCGCGGTGGCGGAGATCTCCTCGCTGGTGGACGAGACGCGCGTCGTCGCGCCGACGGCGGGCGAGGTCTACCGCAAGAACGTCGAGTTGGGCGAGCTGGTCGGCGCCGGCGCGAGCGTGGTCACGCTCGTCGACCTCGGCGACGTCTGGGCGACGTTCAACGTGCGCGAGGACCAGATGGCGCGCTTCTCGATGGGCGCGCGCCTCGCGCTCCGCATTCCCGCCCTCTCCGACGCCGCGGGGGAGTTCGAGGTCTACTACGTCGCGCCGCAGGGGGACTTCGCGACCTGGCGCACGACCGAGTCACAAGGCGGCTTCGACCTCAAGACGTTCGAGGTGCGCGCGCGGCCCGTGCGGCCGATCGCCGGGCTCCGCCCCGGGATGAGCGCTCTCCTCGCCGACGACGCCGCCCGCCGATGA
- a CDS encoding ABC transporter permease, whose amino-acid sequence MNRFVRHVAAAARREVGRIVARPLYPLMALALPAISFVVLVGTFRAGVPAKLPVAVVDLDRTPLSRAVARALAATRTLDATDVPDMAAAERSVRRGEAYAVVALPERMERDVLRGKTATIVCHGEAQYILPYSLIRRAARQTVGDAAARLEFRWRAARGQSAAAARSGLEPVPVELHTLFNPSISYVPYFLSTVLPAMLQVFVVMMFADVFGSEIKERSGAAFLDAGGGSLPAALLGKALPHLGLFSVLAAAMLSVLFGSLGVPLRGSVPLVIAASALFVLACAAVALLFVALTADLRTATSLAAIYSAPAFAFSGSAFPTVGMPLFARVWSALLPLSHFVRLLVQQASRGAAPAASAGTCGALAAFVAAGLIFGAPRYGRLLRDPRFRTA is encoded by the coding sequence ATGAACCGCTTCGTCCGCCACGTCGCCGCGGCGGCGCGCCGCGAGGTCGGCCGGATCGTCGCCCGCCCTCTCTATCCGCTGATGGCGTTGGCGCTCCCGGCGATCTCGTTCGTCGTCCTCGTCGGGACGTTCCGCGCCGGCGTGCCGGCGAAGCTCCCGGTCGCGGTCGTCGATCTCGACCGCACGCCGCTCTCCCGCGCCGTCGCGCGCGCGCTCGCCGCGACGCGCACGCTCGACGCGACCGACGTCCCCGACATGGCGGCGGCGGAGCGGAGCGTGCGGCGCGGCGAGGCGTACGCGGTCGTCGCGCTGCCGGAGCGGATGGAGCGGGACGTGCTGCGCGGCAAGACGGCGACGATCGTCTGCCACGGCGAGGCGCAGTACATCCTCCCCTACAGCCTGATCCGGCGCGCCGCGCGGCAGACGGTCGGCGACGCCGCCGCCCGCCTCGAGTTCCGTTGGCGCGCGGCGCGGGGGCAGTCGGCCGCCGCGGCGCGCAGCGGGCTCGAGCCGGTTCCGGTCGAGCTGCACACGCTCTTCAACCCCTCGATCAGCTACGTGCCGTACTTCCTCTCGACCGTGCTTCCGGCGATGCTGCAGGTCTTCGTGGTGATGATGTTCGCCGATGTCTTCGGTTCGGAGATCAAGGAGCGGAGCGGGGCGGCGTTCCTCGACGCGGGCGGCGGAAGCCTTCCCGCGGCGCTGCTCGGCAAGGCGCTGCCGCACCTCGGCCTCTTCTCCGTTCTCGCCGCGGCGATGCTCAGCGTCCTCTTCGGCTCGCTCGGCGTGCCGCTGCGCGGCAGCGTCCCGCTCGTCATCGCCGCGTCCGCCCTGTTCGTGCTGGCCTGCGCGGCGGTGGCGCTGCTCTTCGTCGCGCTCACCGCCGACCTGCGGACGGCGACCAGCCTCGCCGCGATCTACTCCGCCCCCGCCTTCGCCTTTTCCGGCTCGGCCTTCCCCACCGTCGGGATGCCGCTGTTCGCGAGGGTCTGGAGCGCGCTGCTGCCGCTGAGCCACTTCGTGCGGCTGCTCGTGCAGCAGGCCTCGCGCGGCGCGGCGCCGGCCGCGTCGGCGGGAACGTGCGGCGCGCTCGCCGCGTTCGTCGCCGCGGGCCTGATCTTCGGCGCGCCGCGCTACGGCCGTCTGCTCCGCGATCCGCGCTTCCGGACGGCGTGA